In a single window of the Emys orbicularis isolate rEmyOrb1 chromosome 11, rEmyOrb1.hap1, whole genome shotgun sequence genome:
- the NDUFB3 gene encoding NADH dehydrogenase [ubiquinone] 1 beta subcomplex subunit 3 isoform X1 encodes MGEAAVLVPPSLGKGILRYLPPPRVLLWHRLVGLEETSRLERSPSPLHSYMGHGHEHRPGKMELPDYKQWKIEGTPLQDVQERLARRGLRDPWLRNDAWRYMGGFAKPVTVLDVLTKGFKWGFVAFVVALGVEYALFPPKKNGGHH; translated from the exons ATGGGGGAAGCAGCGGTGCTGGTTCCCCCGTCCCTGGGCAAGGGCATCCTGCGTTACCTACCCCCCCCCCGTGTGCTGCTGTGGCACAGACTCGTAGGCCTGGAAGAAACCTCGAGACTTGAGAGGtcacccagtcccctgcactcct ACATGGGGCATGGACATGAACATCGTCCTGGGAAAATGGAACTCCCTGACTATAAACAATGGAAGATAGAGGGTACTCCGCTACAGGATGTCCAAGAAAGACTGGCTAGGCGGGGTCTTAGAGATCCATGGCTTCG cAATGACGCATGGAGATATATGGGTGGCTTTGCAAAACCTGTCACTGTTCTGGACGTTCTCACCAAAGGTTTCAAGTGGGGATTCGTAGCCTTTGTGGTAGCACTTGGGGTCGAGTACGCACTGTTTCCTCCGAAGAAAAATGGAGGACATCACTGA
- the NDUFB3 gene encoding NADH dehydrogenase [ubiquinone] 1 beta subcomplex subunit 3 isoform X2: MGHGHEHRPGKMELPDYKQWKIEGTPLQDVQERLARRGLRDPWLRNDAWRYMGGFAKPVTVLDVLTKGFKWGFVAFVVALGVEYALFPPKKNGGHH, translated from the exons ATGGGGCATGGACATGAACATCGTCCTGGGAAAATGGAACTCCCTGACTATAAACAATGGAAGATAGAGGGTACTCCGCTACAGGATGTCCAAGAAAGACTGGCTAGGCGGGGTCTTAGAGATCCATGGCTTCG cAATGACGCATGGAGATATATGGGTGGCTTTGCAAAACCTGTCACTGTTCTGGACGTTCTCACCAAAGGTTTCAAGTGGGGATTCGTAGCCTTTGTGGTAGCACTTGGGGTCGAGTACGCACTGTTTCCTCCGAAGAAAAATGGAGGACATCACTGA